Proteins encoded by one window of Gemmatimonadaceae bacterium:
- a CDS encoding ABC transporter ATP-binding protein, producing the protein MPDRTGTVQRMGTGLFHARGLTKTYHMGDVDVHALTGVDLDLVEGEVVVILGPSGSGKSTLLNILGGLDAPSGGEVNFRDHQLVGAGDAALTRYRREHVGFVFQFYNLLPSLTARENVELVTEIAERPMPAVEALRLVGLAERLDHFPSQMSGGEQQRVAIARAIAKRPDVLLCDEPTGALDAETGIVVLQALARANRELGTTLVIITHNATIAQMADRVLRMRNGRIASIEANPARRDPAELEW; encoded by the coding sequence TTGCCGGACAGAACCGGCACGGTGCAGCGTATGGGCACGGGACTCTTCCACGCGCGCGGTCTCACCAAGACCTATCACATGGGCGACGTCGACGTCCATGCGCTGACCGGCGTGGACCTCGACCTGGTGGAAGGCGAGGTCGTGGTGATCCTCGGCCCCTCCGGCAGCGGCAAGTCCACGCTGCTCAACATCCTCGGTGGGCTGGACGCGCCCAGCGGCGGCGAGGTGAACTTCCGCGACCACCAGCTGGTGGGCGCCGGCGATGCCGCGCTCACGCGATACCGCCGCGAACACGTGGGGTTCGTATTCCAGTTCTATAATCTCCTGCCCAGTCTCACGGCGCGTGAGAACGTGGAACTGGTCACCGAGATCGCGGAGCGGCCCATGCCGGCGGTCGAGGCGCTGCGCCTGGTGGGGCTGGCCGAGCGCCTGGACCACTTCCCGTCGCAGATGTCGGGGGGCGAGCAGCAGCGGGTGGCGATCGCGCGGGCCATCGCCAAGCGGCCCGATGTGCTGCTCTGCGACGAGCCCACCGGCGCGCTCGACGCCGAGACGGGCATCGTCGTGCTCCAGGCGCTGGCGCGCGCCAACCGCGAGTTGGGCACCACGCTCGTGATCATCACCCACAACGCGACCATCGCCCAGATGGCCGACCGCGTGCTGCGCATGCGCAACGGGCGCATCGCCTCCATCGAGGCGAACCCGGCCCGGCGCGACCCCGCCGAGCTGGAGTGGTGA
- the efp gene encoding elongation factor P, producing the protein MAIPATQIRRGMVLVFEGEPCRVVEFRHHTPGNLRAMVQAKLKNLRTGSGFEHRFRAADSIEPASMETHELEFMYQGGDRYHFMNTENYDQLEMDDEALGDAAPWMQPGMKIVAEYYDGRPVAIKLPNSLVLEVVETSPVMKTATKTSSPKPAKLENGVTINVPEFVGTGDKVKVNPATGEYQERAK; encoded by the coding sequence ATGGCGATCCCCGCCACTCAAATTCGACGCGGCATGGTCCTCGTGTTCGAAGGCGAGCCGTGCCGGGTGGTGGAGTTCCGCCACCACACGCCGGGCAACCTTCGCGCCATGGTGCAGGCCAAGCTCAAGAACCTGCGCACTGGGTCGGGCTTCGAGCATCGCTTTCGCGCGGCCGATTCGATCGAGCCGGCGTCCATGGAAACGCACGAGTTGGAGTTCATGTATCAGGGTGGCGACCGCTACCATTTCATGAACACCGAGAACTACGACCAGCTCGAGATGGACGACGAGGCGTTGGGCGACGCCGCGCCCTGGATGCAGCCGGGCATGAAGATCGTGGCCGAGTATTACGACGGCCGTCCGGTGGCCATCAAGCTGCCGAACTCGCTCGTGCTGGAGGTGGTGGAGACGTCGCCGGTGATGAAGACCGCCACCAAGACGTCGTCGCCCAAGCCGGCCAAGCTCGAGAACGGCGTGACCATCAACGTGCCCGAATTCGTGGGCACGGGCGACAAGGTGAAGGTCAATCCGGCGACGGGCGAGTACCAGGAACGCGCGAAGTAA
- a CDS encoding tetratricopeptide repeat protein: MTWWVVGLILLTTLVAYSSDLNGPFVLDDTAAIQDNPTIRTLWPPAGTMALPTKGSAVAGRPVVSYTLALNYAVNRWLGVDQRADPDGPHKTVGYHVVNVMLHLLCGLLLFGVVRRTTGSGAFDDRWRASADGIAGAVAAVWLLLPIQTEAVDYVIQRTELIVSLCYLGTLYASIRAWDASSWRRTAGWYTVGVAVCLLGMGSKEVMFTAPLAVVLYDRAFRRGSFRQLVAVRGRLWFYVLLAATTAWLLSFVVRGARATTVGFGYEITWYRYLYSQAWAIAHYLRLTFWPVGLTLDYGALPVTGWRGIPGMVLLAVLGIGSLAAWRRAPWLGFLGAWFFLLLAPSSSIVPITTEIAAERRIYLALAAVVVALVIGAEALRRRVAAGWNPRPVVVALAALLAMGTYARGRTYADAEQLWHDTVRKVPQNPRAWDNYGAAVLRENPRRLADAEAQFRQAIALDSSYVPAWTNLASVEISRDRLPDAQHDLERALALDAGYAHAVAMMGSVLEARGDPVAAIPYLERVAQNTPAVQDLASLGAAYMDTGRPRDAESVLRRAAAMDPTRADVMRSLGGALLDQNRPGDALPVLETATRLDAGSGFGFGLLALAYIQSGRSDDAERAAGTAASMAGDDAAALVFAGRAMLLARRPAEAARDFARAMALVPDDPEVITRYGIAEAAQGKLDEAGRLFRRALQVQPGYPPAVSALEKLARER, translated from the coding sequence GTGACGTGGTGGGTGGTGGGGCTGATCCTGCTCACCACCCTCGTGGCCTATTCGTCCGACCTCAACGGCCCGTTCGTGCTCGACGACACGGCCGCGATCCAGGACAACCCCACCATCCGCACCCTCTGGCCGCCCGCGGGCACGATGGCGCTGCCCACCAAGGGCTCGGCGGTCGCCGGGCGGCCGGTGGTGAGCTACACGCTCGCCCTGAACTACGCGGTGAACCGCTGGCTGGGTGTGGACCAACGCGCCGATCCCGACGGCCCGCACAAGACGGTGGGCTATCACGTCGTGAACGTGATGCTCCATCTGCTCTGCGGACTGCTCCTGTTCGGCGTGGTGCGACGCACCACGGGGTCCGGCGCGTTCGACGACCGGTGGCGAGCTTCGGCCGACGGAATTGCCGGCGCGGTGGCTGCCGTCTGGCTGCTGCTGCCCATCCAGACCGAGGCGGTCGACTACGTCATTCAACGTACCGAGCTGATCGTTTCTCTCTGCTATCTGGGAACGCTATACGCGTCCATCCGCGCCTGGGACGCGAGCAGCTGGCGGCGAACGGCTGGGTGGTACACCGTGGGCGTCGCCGTCTGCCTCCTGGGCATGGGCAGCAAAGAAGTCATGTTCACGGCGCCGCTGGCCGTGGTGCTCTACGACCGCGCGTTCCGACGCGGCTCGTTCCGACAACTGGTGGCGGTGCGCGGACGCCTGTGGTTCTACGTGCTGCTGGCCGCCACCACGGCCTGGCTGCTGAGCTTCGTCGTGCGGGGCGCGCGGGCCACGACCGTGGGGTTCGGCTACGAGATCACCTGGTACCGGTACCTGTACAGCCAGGCGTGGGCGATCGCCCACTATCTGCGGCTCACGTTCTGGCCCGTCGGGCTGACGCTCGACTACGGCGCATTGCCCGTGACCGGGTGGCGCGGCATCCCTGGGATGGTACTGCTGGCGGTGCTGGGCATCGGGTCGCTGGCGGCCTGGCGGCGCGCGCCATGGTTGGGATTCCTCGGGGCGTGGTTCTTTCTGCTGCTCGCGCCGTCGTCGAGTATCGTACCGATCACCACGGAGATCGCCGCGGAGCGGCGCATCTATCTGGCGCTGGCGGCTGTGGTCGTGGCGTTGGTGATCGGCGCCGAGGCGCTGCGCAGGCGCGTGGCGGCGGGGTGGAATCCGCGGCCGGTGGTCGTTGCGCTGGCGGCGCTGCTGGCCATGGGTACGTACGCGCGCGGCCGCACGTATGCCGACGCGGAGCAACTCTGGCACGACACGGTACGGAAGGTGCCGCAGAACCCCCGTGCCTGGGACAACTACGGCGCGGCGGTCCTGCGAGAGAATCCGCGAAGGCTGGCCGATGCCGAGGCCCAGTTCCGGCAGGCCATCGCGCTCGATTCCAGCTACGTCCCGGCCTGGACCAATCTGGCGTCGGTGGAGATCAGTCGCGACCGATTGCCCGACGCACAGCACGATCTGGAACGGGCGCTCGCCTTGGACGCGGGATACGCCCATGCCGTGGCGATGATGGGGAGCGTGCTCGAGGCGCGAGGTGACCCGGTGGCCGCCATTCCGTACCTGGAGCGCGTGGCGCAGAATACGCCGGCGGTTCAGGATCTGGCATCGCTCGGCGCGGCGTACATGGACACCGGTCGGCCGCGGGATGCCGAATCCGTGCTGCGGCGTGCGGCGGCCATGGATCCCACACGGGCCGACGTCATGCGTTCGCTCGGCGGCGCGTTGCTCGACCAGAACCGCCCGGGTGACGCGCTGCCGGTGCTCGAGACGGCTACTCGACTGGACGCCGGGTCCGGGTTCGGATTCGGATTGCTCGCGCTCGCGTACATCCAGAGCGGGCGTTCCGATGACGCTGAACGGGCGGCCGGTACCGCGGCGAGCATGGCGGGAGACGATGCGGCCGCGCTGGTCTTTGCGGGCCGCGCCATGCTGCTGGCGCGGCGTCCGGCCGAGGCGGCGCGGGACTTTGCTCGGGCCATGGCCCTGGTACCCGACGACCCGGAGGTGATCACGCGGTACGGGATCGCGGAAGCCGCGCAGGGCAAGCTCGACGAGGCGGGGCGCCTATTCCGCCGCGCCCTCCAGGTGCAGCCGGGGTATCCGCCGGCGGTGAGCGCGCTGGAGAAGCTGGCTCGCGAGCGGTAG
- a CDS encoding arylesterase gives MATDTAARARARDRHTVLFVGTSLTAGLGLEPDSAYPELIQRKIDSAGLPFRAINAGVSGETSAGALRRMDWLLRQPFDVMVLETGANDGLRGTPVSETRANIQAIIDTVRRVRPQARIVLVQMEALPNLGQRYTRAFHETYPLLAQRNGLVLLPFLLDSVAGHPALVQGDGLHPNDAGEQIVARNVWRGLEPVLREMAAR, from the coding sequence GTGGCCACGGACACGGCCGCCCGCGCGCGCGCGCGCGATCGGCACACCGTGTTGTTCGTGGGCACCAGCCTCACGGCGGGCCTCGGTCTCGAGCCCGACAGCGCTTACCCCGAACTCATCCAGCGCAAGATCGATTCGGCGGGCCTGCCATTTCGCGCCATCAACGCCGGCGTGAGCGGTGAGACGTCGGCTGGGGCGCTGCGGCGCATGGACTGGCTGCTCCGCCAGCCGTTCGACGTCATGGTGCTGGAGACTGGAGCGAACGATGGCCTGCGCGGCACCCCGGTCTCCGAGACGCGCGCGAACATCCAGGCGATCATCGACACCGTGCGCCGGGTGCGTCCGCAGGCGCGGATCGTGCTCGTGCAGATGGAAGCGCTTCCCAATCTCGGCCAGCGCTACACGCGAGCATTCCACGAGACGTATCCACTGCTCGCACAGCGCAACGGGCTGGTTCTGCTCCCGTTCCTGCTCGACAGCGTGGCCGGGCATCCGGCGCTCGTGCAGGGCGACGGCCTGCACCCCAACGACGCCGGCGAGCAGATCGTGGCCCGGAACGTGTGGCGAGGGCTGGAACCGGTGTTGCGGGAGATGGCAGCGCGGTGA
- a CDS encoding ABC transporter ATP-binding protein, which produces MLVARQLTKEYRVGERLLTVLRDVSFSIPQGTFVAVVGPSGSGKTTLLGLLAGLDTPSRGTVLLDDADLGAMDEDQRARLRGEKVGFVFQSFQLIPTLTAIENVQVPLELRGDAGAAERARELLARVGLGDRLDHFPTELSGGEQQRVAIARAFSNEPRILFADEPTGNLDSDTGQRIVELLEQLNRESGATIVLVTHDAALAARASRIIRLSDGVVVQDAGTPATGAA; this is translated from the coding sequence ATGCTCGTTGCCCGCCAACTCACCAAGGAATACCGTGTCGGTGAGCGTCTGCTCACCGTGTTGCGCGACGTCTCGTTCTCGATCCCGCAGGGTACGTTCGTAGCCGTCGTCGGCCCGTCGGGCAGCGGCAAGACGACGCTGCTCGGCCTGCTCGCCGGGCTCGACACGCCGTCGCGCGGGACGGTGCTGCTCGACGACGCCGACCTGGGCGCGATGGACGAAGACCAGCGCGCGCGGCTGCGTGGGGAGAAAGTTGGCTTCGTGTTCCAGAGCTTTCAATTGATTCCCACGCTCACCGCTATCGAGAATGTACAGGTTCCGCTCGAACTGCGCGGCGATGCAGGCGCCGCGGAGCGGGCCCGCGAACTGCTGGCGCGGGTAGGGCTGGGTGATCGACTGGACCACTTTCCCACCGAACTTTCGGGGGGCGAGCAGCAGCGGGTGGCGATCGCGCGGGCTTTTTCCAACGAGCCGCGCATCCTGTTCGCCGACGAGCCCACGGGCAATCTGGACAGCGACACCGGGCAGCGCATCGTGGAGCTGTTGGAACAGTTGAACCGCGAGTCGGGGGCGACGATCGTGCTCGTGACGCACGACGCGGCTCTCGCGGCCCGGGCCAGCCGGATCATTCGCCTGAGCGACGGCGTGGTCGTGCAGGACGCCGGGACGCCGGCCACGGGCGCGGCGTGA
- a CDS encoding FtsX-like permease family protein: MSASFSRLAAVAWRESRTARRRLLLYMSSITLGVAALVAIDSFAENVTQSVHDQSRALLGGDLSLTSNAAFPAPVNTLFDSLSTHGTAVARQTSFASMALVVRTGLTRLSQVRAVTPGYPFYGQIETDPVSAWSTLQDGPHAIVDASLLVALNAKIGDSLSLGTTRFLITGTLTSVPGEIAVTAAIGPRIYIPARYLGETGLLVFGSRADYEALVKLPANVTPEEFEGRTARVLSRNRVRVHTAAENEYNLSNDIDQLRNFLSVVGLVALLLGGIGVASGVHAFVMRKIDTVAILRCLGATSSQVLVIYVLQAAAMGLVGAAGGVVLGVALQFAMPHVIGDFLPVSVNVQLAPAALLSGLAIGVWVALVFALRPLLALRGVSPLQALRRDADDAVMRRARHDSATYVVSFAIVASVFAIALERAERLRDGIGFSVAILVAVGTLWVVAALVTAVARRVVRPRWPFVLRHGVASLYRPGNQTRSVVLSLGFGVFLVSTLYQAQKNLLGQLNLRIDQVRANVVFFDVQGDEAPGVDSIIQAGHYTIEQKVPIVTMRIASINGETPDQLLADTLPARPTLPATADSQAAGGQGGRGGLFGGRGGRGGVGNGGPRRRPRWALQREYRSTYRDSLDPTEKLVAGTWFDAVKDTMPQVSLDARLADELGVVVGDTITWNVQGVQVRTRVTSLREVAWARFQPNFFVVFQPKALLHAPKQFVFLAYGPTPRDVAIMQRDVVLKYPNVSSLDLSLVQRTVADVLDRVTTAIRFMALVSLLLGVPVLFSAVAATRRERLREGVLFKTLGATRRQIGRIMLAEYALLGALGSLAGVLLSVGGAWALMHFIFQTPFHPAVWPALLVSLGMTVLAVAIGMLTSREVFASTPMAALRES; the protein is encoded by the coding sequence GTGAGCGCATCGTTCTCGCGACTCGCCGCCGTCGCGTGGCGCGAGAGCCGCACGGCCCGCCGGCGGCTGCTGCTGTACATGTCGTCGATCACGCTGGGCGTGGCGGCGCTGGTGGCGATCGACTCGTTCGCCGAGAACGTCACGCAGTCGGTGCACGACCAGTCGCGGGCGCTGCTCGGCGGCGACCTGTCGCTCACCAGCAACGCCGCGTTCCCGGCGCCCGTGAACACGCTGTTCGATTCGCTGAGCACCCACGGCACGGCCGTGGCGCGCCAGACGAGCTTCGCGTCGATGGCGCTCGTGGTGCGCACCGGGCTCACGCGCCTTTCGCAGGTACGTGCCGTGACCCCTGGATATCCGTTCTACGGCCAGATCGAGACCGACCCGGTGTCGGCCTGGAGCACGCTGCAGGACGGACCACACGCCATCGTGGACGCGTCGCTGCTCGTGGCGCTCAACGCCAAGATCGGCGACTCCCTGTCGCTCGGAACGACCCGATTTCTGATCACCGGCACGCTGACCAGCGTGCCCGGAGAGATTGCGGTGACGGCGGCCATCGGGCCGCGTATCTACATCCCCGCCAGGTACCTCGGCGAGACCGGATTGCTGGTGTTCGGCAGCCGCGCGGACTACGAAGCGCTGGTCAAGCTGCCGGCCAACGTGACGCCAGAGGAGTTCGAGGGGCGCACCGCACGCGTGCTTTCCAGGAACCGCGTGCGCGTGCACACGGCGGCCGAGAACGAGTACAACCTGAGCAACGACATCGACCAACTGCGCAATTTTCTCAGCGTGGTGGGCCTGGTGGCGCTGCTGCTCGGCGGCATCGGCGTGGCGAGCGGGGTACACGCCTTCGTGATGCGCAAGATCGACACGGTGGCCATTCTGCGCTGTTTGGGAGCGACGAGTTCGCAGGTGCTGGTGATTTACGTGTTGCAGGCGGCCGCGATGGGGCTGGTGGGGGCCGCGGGCGGCGTCGTGCTGGGCGTGGCGCTCCAGTTCGCCATGCCGCACGTGATCGGCGACTTCCTGCCGGTGAGCGTGAATGTGCAGCTGGCGCCGGCGGCGCTGCTCAGCGGGTTGGCGATCGGCGTATGGGTGGCGCTGGTGTTCGCGCTGCGGCCACTGCTCGCGCTGCGCGGGGTGTCGCCGCTGCAGGCCTTGCGCCGCGATGCCGACGACGCGGTGATGCGCCGCGCGCGGCACGACAGCGCGACCTATGTCGTCTCGTTCGCCATCGTGGCCAGCGTATTCGCGATCGCGCTCGAGCGTGCCGAGCGGCTGCGCGACGGGATCGGGTTCAGCGTCGCCATCCTGGTCGCCGTGGGGACGCTGTGGGTGGTGGCGGCGCTGGTCACCGCGGTGGCGCGCCGAGTGGTGCGCCCGCGTTGGCCGTTCGTGCTCCGTCACGGGGTGGCCAGCCTGTACCGGCCCGGCAACCAGACGCGGTCGGTGGTGCTCTCCCTGGGCTTCGGCGTGTTCCTCGTGAGCACGCTGTACCAGGCGCAGAAGAACCTGCTGGGCCAACTGAACCTGCGCATCGACCAGGTGCGGGCCAACGTCGTGTTCTTCGACGTCCAGGGCGACGAAGCGCCGGGCGTGGACTCGATCATCCAGGCCGGCCACTACACCATCGAGCAGAAAGTGCCGATCGTGACGATGCGCATCGCGTCGATCAATGGCGAGACACCCGACCAGTTGCTGGCCGACACCCTGCCCGCGCGCCCCACGCTGCCGGCGACCGCCGACTCGCAGGCGGCGGGCGGACAGGGGGGGCGCGGCGGCCTGTTCGGCGGGCGGGGCGGACGTGGCGGGGTTGGCAACGGCGGCCCGCGACGGCGTCCGCGGTGGGCGCTGCAGCGCGAATACCGGTCCACGTATCGTGATTCACTCGACCCCACCGAGAAGCTGGTGGCGGGCACGTGGTTCGACGCCGTGAAGGACACGATGCCACAGGTGTCGCTCGACGCCAGGCTGGCCGACGAGTTGGGCGTGGTGGTGGGCGATACCATCACCTGGAACGTGCAGGGCGTGCAGGTGCGCACCCGCGTGACCAGCCTGCGCGAGGTGGCGTGGGCCCGATTCCAGCCCAACTTCTTCGTGGTGTTCCAACCCAAGGCCCTGCTGCACGCACCCAAGCAGTTCGTGTTCCTGGCTTACGGCCCCACGCCCCGCGACGTGGCGATCATGCAGCGCGACGTGGTGCTCAAGTACCCCAACGTCTCGAGCCTCGATCTCTCGCTCGTGCAGCGCACGGTGGCCGACGTGCTCGACCGGGTGACCACGGCCATCCGGTTCATGGCGCTGGTCAGCTTACTGCTCGGCGTGCCCGTGCTGTTCAGCGCCGTCGCGGCCACGCGCCGCGAGCGGCTGCGGGAGGGCGTGCTGTTCAAGACCCTGGGCGCCACCCGGCGCCAGATCGGCCGCATCATGCTGGCCGAGTACGCCCTGCTCGGCGCGCTCGGCAGCCTGGCCGGCGTGCTGCTCTCGGTGGGCGGGGCGTGGGCGCTCATGCACTTCATATTCCAGACGCCCTTTCACCCGGCGGTCTGGCCCGCGCTGCTGGTGAGCCTCGGCATGACGGTGCTGGCCGTGGCGATCGGAATGCTGACCAGTCGCGAGGTGTTTGCGTCTACGCCAATGGCGGCGCTCAGGGAAAGCTGA
- a CDS encoding response regulator, whose product MARLAVVEDNPDNRLLLQAILMGTFEVVEFDNGPDALAAFAVARPDLVLLDISLPVMDGLEILARIRADRTLASLPVIALTAHAMAGDREKYLAAGFDDYVTKPIVDEHILFKAIARLLAAGG is encoded by the coding sequence ATGGCGCGACTCGCCGTGGTCGAGGACAACCCCGACAACCGGTTGCTGCTCCAGGCCATCCTGATGGGAACGTTCGAGGTCGTGGAGTTCGACAACGGCCCCGACGCATTGGCCGCGTTCGCGGTGGCGCGTCCCGACCTCGTGCTCCTCGATATCTCATTGCCCGTGATGGACGGGCTGGAGATCCTGGCGCGCATCCGGGCCGACCGGACGCTGGCCAGCCTGCCGGTGATCGCGCTCACCGCCCACGCCATGGCAGGTGATCGCGAGAAGTACCTCGCCGCGGGATTCGACGACTACGTCACCAAGCCGATCGTCGACGAGCACATTCTGTTCAAGGCGATCGCGAGACTGCTGGCGGCGGGCGGCTGA
- a CDS encoding Hpt domain-containing protein has translation MVPTFDPDAIARIRKFGGDPLLHEMIDLLLAGAPPRLETVRAAIAQGDASTARGALHSLKSSSGQMGAVALQAVCERGERLAAEGDVAAVAAMLPDLSDAFEAAARWLRDARNGGT, from the coding sequence ATGGTCCCCACGTTTGATCCCGACGCGATTGCCCGGATACGCAAATTCGGCGGTGACCCGCTGCTCCACGAGATGATCGATCTGCTGCTCGCCGGCGCCCCGCCGCGGCTCGAAACGGTGCGGGCGGCGATCGCGCAGGGCGACGCCTCCACCGCGCGGGGCGCGCTGCACTCGCTCAAGTCGTCGTCGGGTCAGATGGGGGCAGTGGCGCTGCAGGCCGTGTGCGAGCGCGGGGAACGGCTTGCCGCGGAGGGCGACGTCGCGGCCGTGGCCGCGATGCTGCCCGACCTCAGCGACGCATTCGAGGCGGCCGCGCGGTGGCTGCGCGACGCCCGCAACGGAGGCACGTGA
- a CDS encoding ATPase, T2SS/T4P/T4SS family: MHWLEGAVARAGLAGASSLSIPGDVENIEAWDIASRTLGLSPTDLASRIASQFGLRVAEFERTDPGALALLPERLARRYHVFPLRENERHIYVATADPSDIEVEHAIGFASGRRPIFELAPPTLIEDALLSGYSADRMVENLLTTVDSQIADAVKVVDELEPEAVDLTEVETGPVVKLTNLILRDAVMHGVSDVHIEPGPKGGSVRFRIDGVMRQHMHLPMAALNRVVSRIKVLGRMDIANRLVAQDGRAKVSIEGRNYDLRISTVPTRDAEKAVIRVLRPENARRLEEVGITPRELARLRQLLACRDGIVIVTGPTGSGKTTTLYSAIKEIATGHVNIMTVEDPIEYELPGITQIQVETKRGVTFASSLRAILRQDPDVIFVGEIRDLETAEVAAQAALTGHLVLATLHTNDSMSAVARLADLGLDRQTIATCLRGCLAQRLVRRVCPDCAQPLLGSLTEEEERLSAQFGVLPLSRAAGCKRCGNTGYRGRLPLIEVAIVAPSIADMIAAGATAQQLQRAAIAAGMAPLRDVAVARVRRGETTLQEIERVLGDQLDDEIAVTGTAGILILNPDPAWRRMARALLEGGGFRVSEAPDADSAAQLMHEGVEFSFLVSEASMLQLAMPRRQELLPSASGQGAPPIDAVADLPLGGTTSGNGITSHDLGAPVDWGRFAGVVQNAVRRPM, from the coding sequence ATGCATTGGCTTGAAGGCGCGGTAGCGCGGGCAGGGCTGGCAGGGGCATCGTCCCTCTCGATTCCCGGAGACGTGGAGAATATCGAGGCGTGGGACATCGCGTCGCGTACCCTGGGTCTGTCGCCTACCGACCTGGCCTCGCGCATCGCGTCGCAGTTCGGGCTGCGAGTGGCCGAATTCGAGCGCACCGATCCTGGCGCGCTGGCGCTGCTGCCCGAGCGGCTCGCGCGTCGGTACCACGTCTTCCCGCTGCGCGAGAACGAGCGTCACATCTACGTGGCGACGGCCGACCCGAGCGACATCGAAGTCGAACATGCCATCGGGTTCGCCTCCGGGCGCCGCCCGATCTTCGAACTCGCGCCGCCGACCCTGATCGAAGACGCGCTGCTCTCCGGCTACTCGGCCGACCGCATGGTGGAGAATCTCCTCACCACGGTCGACTCCCAGATCGCCGACGCCGTGAAGGTGGTCGACGAGTTGGAACCGGAGGCGGTGGATCTGACCGAGGTCGAGACCGGCCCCGTCGTCAAACTCACCAACCTGATCCTGCGCGACGCCGTGATGCACGGCGTGAGCGACGTGCACATCGAGCCCGGCCCCAAGGGGGGCAGCGTGCGGTTCCGCATCGACGGCGTGATGCGCCAGCACATGCACCTGCCGATGGCGGCGCTCAACCGGGTCGTGTCGCGGATCAAGGTGCTGGGGCGCATGGACATCGCCAACCGCCTCGTGGCCCAGGACGGCCGCGCCAAGGTGTCGATCGAGGGCCGCAATTACGATTTGCGTATCTCCACGGTGCCGACGCGCGACGCCGAGAAGGCGGTGATTCGCGTGCTGCGTCCGGAGAACGCGCGCCGCCTCGAAGAGGTGGGCATCACGCCCCGCGAGTTGGCGCGGCTGCGGCAGTTGCTGGCTTGTCGCGACGGCATCGTGATCGTCACGGGCCCCACTGGCTCGGGGAAGACGACCACGCTGTACTCGGCGATCAAGGAGATCGCGACCGGCCACGTGAACATCATGACGGTCGAGGACCCGATCGAGTACGAGCTGCCCGGCATCACGCAGATCCAGGTGGAGACCAAGCGCGGGGTGACGTTCGCCAGCTCGCTGCGGGCCATCCTGCGCCAGGACCCCGACGTGATCTTCGTGGGTGAGATCCGCGATCTCGAAACGGCCGAAGTGGCGGCCCAGGCGGCCCTGACGGGCCACCTCGTGCTCGCCACGCTGCACACCAACGACTCGATGAGCGCCGTCGCGCGCCTGGCCGATCTGGGTCTCGACCGCCAGACCATCGCCACCTGTCTACGCGGCTGTCTGGCGCAGCGCCTCGTGCGGCGGGTGTGTCCCGATTGCGCGCAGCCGCTGCTCGGCTCCCTGACCGAAGAGGAGGAGCGGCTCTCGGCACAGTTCGGCGTGCTCCCGCTGTCGCGGGCCGCCGGGTGCAAGCGGTGCGGGAACACCGGCTATCGGGGCCGTCTGCCGCTCATCGAAGTCGCCATCGTCGCGCCGAGCATCGCCGATATGATCGCCGCCGGCGCCACGGCGCAGCAACTCCAGCGCGCGGCGATTGCCGCCGGGATGGCGCCGCTGCGCGACGTGGCCGTTGCCCGGGTGCGACGCGGCGAGACGACACTTCAGGAGATCGAGCGCGTGCTCGGCGACCAACTCGACGACGAGATAGCCGTCACCGGTACAGCGGGCATCCTGATCCTCAATCCGGATCCGGCGTGGCGGCGCATGGCGCGCGCCTTGCTCGAGGGCGGCGGCTTCCGCGTGTCGGAGGCCCCCGACGCCGACTCGGCAGCCCAACTCATGCACGAGGGCGTGGAGTTCTCGTTCCTGGTGAGCGAGGCGTCGATGCTCCAATTGGCGATGCCGCGGCGCCAGGAACTGCTCCCCTCGGCCAGCGGCCAGGGCGCGCCCCCGATCGATGCCGTTGCCGATCTGCCACTGGGGGGCACGACGAGCGGAAACGGCATCACGTCGCACGACCTCGGCGCACCGGTCGATTGGGGGCGTTTTGCCGGCGTGGTGCAGAACGCCGTACGCCGACCGATGTGA